In Phormidium ambiguum IAM M-71, a genomic segment contains:
- a CDS encoding redoxin domain-containing protein, whose protein sequence is MKANKSLLGITATGLFLLLTASIGTISNASNSINTENKNSSSLTQVAASNTSASPSSAGIQSPSEIRVAAASVNKAAPNFVAADTNGKTHRLTDFKGKVVVLEWTNHDCPFVRKHYGSGNMQKLQKELTGKGVVWISIISSAPGMQGYVSSSQANELTKSRNASPTAVILDPEGRIGKQYGARTTPHIFVVGKDGNIKYMGAIDSIASPDPADIPKADNYVRNAVNSVISGKPVADSVTQPYGCSVKYGS, encoded by the coding sequence ATGAAAGCAAATAAAAGTTTATTGGGTATCACAGCAACCGGACTTTTTCTACTTTTAACTGCTTCTATTGGCACTATTTCCAATGCTAGCAATTCGATAAATACTGAGAACAAAAATAGTTCTTCCTTGACTCAAGTTGCTGCTTCTAACACTTCCGCTTCACCTTCATCTGCTGGTATTCAATCGCCTTCAGAAATTAGAGTAGCGGCTGCTAGTGTTAACAAAGCAGCGCCTAATTTTGTCGCCGCAGATACTAATGGCAAAACTCACCGTTTAACCGATTTTAAAGGGAAAGTTGTAGTTTTAGAATGGACTAACCACGACTGTCCTTTTGTCCGTAAACACTACGGTTCTGGTAATATGCAAAAACTGCAAAAAGAACTTACTGGCAAAGGTGTAGTTTGGATTTCTATTATTTCATCTGCACCCGGAATGCAGGGTTATGTAAGTTCTAGTCAAGCAAATGAATTAACTAAAAGTCGTAATGCTTCACCAACCGCAGTGATTCTCGATCCAGAAGGTAGAATCGGTAAACAATATGGTGCCCGTACCACACCTCACATCTTCGTAGTTGGTAAAGATGGCAACATTAAATATATGGGTGCGATCGACAGTATTGCTTCCCCCGATCCCGCAGATATCCCCAAAGCAGATAATTATGTTCGTAATGCCGTAAATTCCGTAATTAGCGGTAAGCCAGTCGCTGATTCTGTGACTCAACCTTACGGTTGTAGCGTGAAGTATGGCAGTTAG
- the cax gene encoding calcium/proton exchanger, which produces MSIKKILSYILLVFIPISLAAEYLEWNSLIVFLTSALAIVPLAIWLSTATEEVAVISGPSIGALLNALFGNATELIIAIVALKSGLVDIVKASITGTIISNLLLVMGLSMLLGGLRYKEQEFKPVIARVNGSTMTLAVIAILLPTMVIYTSNGVKESAILNLSVTAAVVLILVYALTLLFSLKTHSYLYEVGLVELESEISKDSEAEETSHKPNLWLWLGVLIIATIGVAFESEIFVGAVEEATSGLGLTPLFTGVILLPLVGGAAEYVTAVGVAIKNNMDLSVSVAMGSSLLVALLVAPILVLVGLVIHQPMDLNFNPFEVVAVAVAVTVANLISLDGRSNWLEGALLLATYTVLGAAFYFHPA; this is translated from the coding sequence ATGTCCATCAAAAAAATTCTTTCCTACATTTTGTTAGTTTTTATCCCGATTTCTCTGGCGGCGGAATATTTAGAATGGAATTCTTTAATAGTTTTCCTTACTTCCGCTTTAGCCATTGTTCCGTTAGCAATTTGGTTAAGTACAGCAACCGAAGAAGTTGCAGTTATTTCAGGCCCTTCTATTGGTGCTTTGTTAAATGCACTATTTGGTAATGCTACTGAATTAATTATTGCCATAGTTGCCTTGAAATCCGGTTTAGTTGATATTGTAAAAGCCAGCATTACCGGAACTATTATCAGTAACTTACTCTTAGTCATGGGATTATCAATGCTATTAGGAGGACTGCGCTACAAAGAACAAGAATTTAAACCAGTGATTGCCCGGGTAAATGGTTCGACAATGACTTTAGCGGTAATTGCAATTCTTTTACCCACGATGGTAATTTACACATCCAATGGTGTAAAAGAATCAGCAATTCTCAACCTTTCTGTTACGGCTGCCGTTGTATTAATATTAGTTTATGCTTTAACTCTGCTGTTTTCTCTCAAAACTCATAGCTATCTTTATGAAGTAGGATTAGTAGAATTAGAATCCGAAATAAGTAAAGATTCCGAAGCTGAAGAAACCAGCCACAAACCAAATTTGTGGTTATGGTTAGGGGTGTTAATAATAGCAACTATTGGTGTGGCTTTTGAATCAGAAATTTTTGTTGGTGCCGTAGAAGAAGCAACATCAGGTTTAGGTTTAACTCCTTTGTTTACAGGTGTAATTCTGTTACCTTTAGTTGGTGGTGCTGCTGAATATGTAACCGCCGTTGGTGTCGCTATCAAAAACAATATGGATCTCTCCGTTTCAGTAGCAATGGGTTCTAGTTTGTTAGTTGCTTTGTTGGTAGCGCCAATTTTAGTTTTAGTTGGATTAGTAATTCATCAACCAATGGATCTCAACTTTAATCCTTTTGAAGTTGTGGCGGTGGCAGTAGCGGTTACAGTTGCTAACTTAATTAGCTTGGATGGACGTTCTAACTGGTTGGAAGGTGCTTTACTTTTGGCAACTTACACAGTACTGGGTGCAGCTTTTTATTTTCATCCTGCTTAG
- a CDS encoding WGR domain-containing protein: protein MQLIKRTTLHFQEGTSDKVYEVDLCLVGSDRYVVNFRYGRRGATLKEGVKTEQPVTLAQAEKVFEKLVSEKTKKGYQDVSSTVVGETPAPKTFNPPNPDAQKQAILTRLAAPSDKKWPLERVIWRAGELKITEAVPELLKLIGTGEPLRDYCIAWALGNCGDCTALPTLKNLYQNPQIPEFVRRISWEAAFKLSAEIEKENLRSQKIAELPTQLQELAKNGSATEFTNALKEYLNTCDHQGFTILDTIYQINNENVRPALLEILRTAPFKPNYFKQIRHIFKIAEYRLDAEIFGIIAYRIEKEKANFRSDIHLIHLPENVQLARYGYKYNPESRRWEKVDNDEVLAELKSPNSRIAYSNFTREYLRRRVWHTLRELGESGDDNYVKMAASILLQYSDRDAQPAKQTNFLQWQRFNNNWQSITISKSWDIYAGYLTFNHILYENSPRYEYRENSKAWVCKENYKPGDAEPKVREEAFPKLWEQQPRELLNLLLESNCQPVHQFAIKALRECSQFCSELDAERIIKLLNKPYEVTARFAFELAQRIYNSAAPNLELVLALASCVIPEARTTAFRWIEETREPFLADANFITSLITNTFADTRQFARQLLNSSILNENTAKLLIVKIITEVLALPNDAGEKAKDIAETLLTCFTPQLRTLGMSIIQDLLRHPVLEVQELGARILVNHETSAANLPPGLIDSLIVSEYESIRGLGIRIFGQLPDDTLLNQYSLLIAMATHELADIRNAIRPVIRRLAIDHSDFAARLATEAIDLLMMSKTKEEVSQYLVRFLKEDLPEWMTNISKDTALRLLKAKSSATQELAGYVIIANADNWAEEFETMEIVKLADNEILSVREAAREIFLKNLPRFRGNEAEMLSGVRIVESKWEDSQEFGFRLFNTFFTAEDLTPSVLITLCDSIKEEVRSFGRNLVTRYFQEADGQEYLLKFSEHPATDMQLFVTNYLENYAVNDPEKLEELTPYFITVLSLVNRGSVAKKRIFAFLNGEAQKSLEAATVVAEIMTRQSATMVIADKAAAIECMVNIKRTYPDLELPILVKEFKTADERR, encoded by the coding sequence ATGCAACTAATTAAGCGAACTACTCTTCATTTTCAAGAAGGAACTTCCGATAAAGTTTATGAAGTCGATCTTTGTTTGGTTGGGAGCGATCGATACGTGGTAAACTTCCGCTACGGTCGCAGAGGCGCTACCCTCAAAGAAGGAGTTAAAACCGAGCAACCAGTAACTCTAGCCCAAGCCGAAAAAGTTTTCGAGAAATTAGTTAGCGAAAAAACCAAAAAAGGCTATCAAGATGTTAGTAGTACTGTAGTTGGTGAAACTCCCGCCCCAAAAACCTTTAATCCGCCAAATCCAGACGCGCAAAAACAAGCAATTTTAACCCGACTCGCTGCACCATCTGACAAAAAGTGGCCTTTAGAAAGAGTGATTTGGCGTGCTGGAGAATTAAAAATTACCGAAGCAGTTCCCGAACTTTTAAAACTGATTGGAACAGGGGAACCTTTAAGAGATTATTGCATAGCTTGGGCATTGGGAAATTGTGGCGATTGCACAGCTTTACCCACACTCAAAAACTTATATCAAAATCCCCAAATCCCCGAATTTGTGCGGCGAATTTCTTGGGAAGCAGCATTTAAACTTTCGGCGGAAATAGAAAAGGAGAATTTGCGATCGCAAAAAATAGCCGAACTACCAACGCAATTACAAGAACTAGCTAAAAATGGTTCAGCAACAGAATTCACCAACGCCTTAAAAGAATATCTAAATACTTGCGATCACCAAGGTTTCACCATCCTCGACACAATCTACCAAATCAATAACGAAAATGTCCGTCCAGCACTCTTAGAAATTCTGCGAACCGCACCCTTTAAACCTAACTACTTCAAACAAATTCGCCATATTTTCAAAATAGCCGAATATCGCTTAGATGCAGAAATTTTCGGAATTATTGCTTACCGGATTGAAAAAGAGAAGGCAAATTTCCGTAGCGATATTCATCTAATCCATCTTCCAGAAAACGTTCAATTAGCGAGATATGGTTACAAATATAACCCTGAATCAAGACGATGGGAGAAAGTTGATAATGATGAGGTTTTAGCAGAATTAAAAAGCCCTAACTCAAGAATTGCTTACAGCAACTTCACTCGTGAATATTTGCGACGTAGGGTTTGGCACACTCTCCGGGAATTAGGAGAAAGTGGTGATGATAATTATGTGAAAATGGCTGCAAGCATTCTCTTACAATATTCCGATCGAGATGCACAACCAGCGAAACAAACAAATTTTTTGCAATGGCAAAGATTCAATAATAATTGGCAAAGTATTACTATTAGTAAAAGCTGGGACATTTACGCTGGCTATCTCACATTTAATCACATCCTTTATGAAAACAGCCCTCGTTACGAATACAGAGAAAATAGCAAAGCTTGGGTGTGTAAAGAAAACTATAAACCAGGAGATGCAGAACCAAAAGTGCGGGAAGAAGCTTTCCCGAAACTTTGGGAACAACAACCCAGAGAATTGTTAAATTTATTATTAGAAAGTAACTGCCAACCTGTACATCAATTCGCCATCAAAGCATTGCGTGAATGTTCGCAGTTTTGTTCGGAGTTAGACGCAGAAAGAATTATTAAATTACTGAACAAACCTTATGAAGTTACAGCAAGATTTGCCTTTGAATTAGCCCAAAGGATTTACAACTCTGCCGCACCTAATTTAGAATTAGTTTTAGCTTTAGCAAGTTGTGTAATTCCCGAAGCAAGAACAACAGCTTTTCGCTGGATTGAAGAAACCAGAGAACCCTTTCTCGCTGATGCTAATTTTATCACTTCTTTAATCACAAACACCTTTGCCGATACTCGCCAATTCGCCCGTCAACTCCTCAATTCTTCAATTCTCAATGAGAATACAGCAAAACTTTTAATCGTTAAAATCATCACTGAAGTTTTAGCATTACCCAACGACGCAGGAGAAAAAGCAAAAGACATCGCGGAAACTCTCCTAACTTGCTTTACTCCGCAGTTACGCACTTTGGGAATGTCAATTATCCAAGATTTGCTGAGACATCCAGTATTAGAAGTGCAAGAATTAGGTGCAAGAATTCTCGTAAATCATGAAACTTCAGCCGCAAATTTACCACCGGGATTAATCGATTCTTTAATTGTTTCAGAATATGAATCAATTCGCGGACTTGGGATTAGAATTTTTGGACAACTTCCCGATGATACTTTATTAAATCAGTACTCATTGCTGATTGCAATGGCAACTCATGAATTAGCAGATATTCGTAACGCCATTCGCCCAGTTATTCGCCGACTTGCAATAGATCATTCTGACTTCGCTGCTAGATTAGCAACGGAAGCGATCGATCTTTTAATGATGTCGAAAACAAAGGAAGAAGTTTCTCAGTATCTCGTCCGTTTCTTGAAGGAAGATTTGCCAGAATGGATGACAAATATTAGCAAAGATACTGCTTTGAGATTGCTAAAAGCGAAATCTTCTGCAACTCAGGAATTAGCAGGGTATGTAATCATCGCTAATGCTGATAATTGGGCAGAAGAATTTGAGACAATGGAAATAGTTAAGCTGGCGGATAATGAAATTTTGTCTGTGAGAGAAGCGGCGAGAGAAATATTTCTGAAAAACTTGCCTCGCTTCCGGGGAAATGAAGCAGAAATGTTGTCGGGAGTGCGAATAGTTGAAAGTAAATGGGAAGATAGTCAAGAATTTGGTTTTCGCTTATTCAACACTTTCTTCACTGCGGAAGATTTGACACCCAGCGTGTTAATTACTCTCTGCGATAGCATCAAAGAAGAAGTTCGCAGTTTTGGGCGAAATTTGGTAACTCGCTATTTTCAAGAAGCTGACGGACAAGAATATTTGCTAAAATTTAGCGAACACCCAGCAACAGATATGCAATTATTTGTAACCAACTATTTGGAGAATTACGCTGTTAACGATCCAGAAAAATTGGAGGAATTAACACCTTATTTTATCACAGTTTTATCTTTGGTGAATCGTGGAAGCGTAGCGAAAAAACGGATTTTTGCTTTTTTGAATGGGGAGGCGCAAAAGAGTTTGGAAGCTGCTACCGTAGTAGCAGAAATCATGACCCGACAATCTGCAACAATGGTAATAGCTGATAAAGCAGCTGCGATCGAATGTATGGTAAACATCAAACGCACTTACCCAGATTTGGAATTACCAATTTTAGTGAAAGAATTTAAAACCGCAGATGAACGCAGATGA
- a CDS encoding reverse transcriptase family protein, producing MTEQQPRTRQELYDRIRQTSREEVILEEMIRLGFWPAEGEIPADPADEIRRRGEIERELSELYRQNRQLHNETYLKKQVYLQRLEESKRKRQENKERRERERQERAEAWRQRKEQEIVYLGDRVSAGLNDTEYNQERLESYSLPAYNTAQEIADAMGISIGELRFLAFSRKTSLITHYVRFKIPKKKTGDRLISAPMPRLKKAQHWILNNILEKIPLHNAAHGFRPGHSIVTNAQPHIGAEVIINFDLKDFFPSISYKRVKGLFQSLGYSDIAATIFGLICTEPEVVEVELDGKNYYVALSERHLPQGAPTSPAITNIMCRRLDRRLEQMAQKLGFVYTRYADDLTFSTSGEFRRHICNILRRTESIVDHEGFVINEEKTRIMRNTNQQDVTGVVVNSKLNVDKKTLKRFRATLYQIEKDGLEGKHWGHSGNLLASIQGFVNYVAMINPEKGAEFQAQIERIKEKHGRGKKSV from the coding sequence ATGACTGAGCAACAACCCAGAACTCGCCAAGAATTATACGATCGCATCCGCCAAACTTCCAGAGAAGAAGTAATTCTAGAAGAAATGATTCGCCTGGGATTTTGGCCCGCAGAAGGGGAAATACCAGCAGATCCAGCAGATGAAATTCGCAGACGTGGCGAAATTGAACGGGAACTTAGCGAACTGTACCGCCAAAATCGTCAACTGCACAATGAAACTTATCTGAAAAAACAAGTTTACCTGCAACGTTTAGAAGAATCTAAGCGCAAACGTCAGGAAAACAAAGAACGCCGAGAAAGGGAAAGACAAGAAAGGGCGGAAGCTTGGAGACAAAGAAAAGAACAGGAAATTGTTTATTTAGGCGATCGCGTTTCTGCGGGATTAAACGATACTGAATACAATCAAGAAAGGCTAGAAAGTTACAGTTTACCTGCTTATAATACCGCCCAAGAAATTGCCGATGCAATGGGAATTAGTATTGGAGAATTGCGCTTTCTCGCCTTTTCCCGGAAAACATCACTAATTACTCATTATGTAAGGTTCAAAATACCAAAAAAAAAGACAGGCGATCGCCTTATTTCCGCCCCCATGCCCCGCTTAAAAAAAGCCCAGCATTGGATACTAAATAATATACTTGAAAAAATTCCTCTACACAACGCTGCACATGGCTTTCGTCCAGGTCATTCTATTGTTACTAACGCCCAACCTCATATCGGTGCAGAAGTTATTATTAACTTCGATTTAAAAGACTTCTTTCCCTCAATTTCTTACAAGCGAGTTAAAGGACTTTTTCAATCATTAGGTTACTCAGATATTGCGGCGACAATTTTTGGTTTAATTTGCACAGAACCGGAAGTTGTCGAAGTAGAATTAGATGGCAAAAATTACTATGTAGCACTGAGCGAAAGACACTTACCCCAAGGCGCACCCACAAGTCCAGCTATTACTAATATAATGTGCCGCAGACTCGATCGCCGTCTGGAACAAATGGCACAAAAATTAGGTTTTGTTTACACTCGCTACGCCGATGATTTAACCTTTTCCACTTCCGGCGAGTTTCGCCGTCATATTTGTAATATTTTAAGACGTACTGAATCAATTGTTGACCATGAAGGGTTTGTAATTAATGAAGAGAAAACCCGCATCATGCGAAATACTAATCAGCAAGATGTTACCGGAGTAGTAGTTAACTCTAAACTCAACGTTGATAAAAAAACCTTAAAACGTTTTCGCGCTACTTTGTATCAAATTGAAAAAGATGGTTTAGAAGGTAAACATTGGGGACATTCTGGAAATTTACTCGCTTCCATTCAAGGTTTTGTTAACTATGTGGCGATGATTAATCCTGAAAAAGGTGCAGAATTTCAAGCACAAATTGAACGAATTAAAGAGAAACATGGCAGAGGTAAAAAATCTGTTTAA
- a CDS encoding HAD family hydrolase gives MLAAILFDLDGTLVNTDPLHFQAWQEILLEHGLEIDRVFYQSRISGRLNPIIIQDILPHLSLDEGEKFAEYKEARFRELAPSLKPLCGLERILEWTKEHSLKRGLVTNAPRKNVDFLLENLELAEIFDAVFVAEEDVTAGKPDPALYKLALERLNITPELALAFEDSPSGIRSAVGAGIRTIGIASTHDPQKLSDVGAFKVIPNFADPSLWSLLFKETQILPEKS, from the coding sequence ATGTTAGCAGCAATTTTATTTGACTTAGACGGAACTTTAGTAAATACCGATCCTCTGCATTTTCAAGCTTGGCAAGAAATATTATTAGAACATGGATTAGAAATCGATCGAGTTTTCTACCAAAGTCGAATTAGTGGGCGGTTAAATCCCATTATTATTCAAGATATCTTACCTCATTTAAGTTTAGATGAGGGGGAAAAGTTTGCCGAATACAAAGAAGCACGTTTCCGGGAATTAGCACCATCATTGAAACCTCTTTGTGGATTAGAAAGAATTCTGGAGTGGACAAAAGAACATAGTTTAAAAAGAGGATTAGTTACCAATGCACCCCGCAAAAATGTAGATTTTTTGCTGGAAAATTTAGAGTTAGCAGAAATTTTTGATGCTGTGTTTGTCGCCGAGGAAGATGTAACCGCAGGAAAACCAGACCCTGCTTTATATAAATTGGCGCTGGAACGATTAAATATTACCCCAGAATTAGCTTTAGCTTTTGAAGATTCACCTTCGGGAATTCGTTCTGCTGTCGGTGCAGGAATTCGCACAATTGGGATTGCTTCGACTCACGATCCACAAAAACTTTCTGATGTTGGTGCGTTTAAAGTTATCCCAAATTTTGCCGATCCATCTTTGTGGAGTTTGTTATTTAAAGAAACACAAATTTTACCTGAAAAAAGTTAA